In Candidatus Roseilinea sp., one DNA window encodes the following:
- the ssuA gene encoding sulfonate ABC transporter substrate-binding protein, producing the protein MMKQIVTFAFASAAVLAACAAPPAARPAAPAQPAAELQTVKFGFVPVAINGPVYVAAEKGYFAEEGLKVEFLPIEGGSDAVVQVASGNFDVAGGGISASMLNAVARGIEFEIAASLHTERPPLASPFVVSKKRYESGELTKMSDLKGKKVATNNRGTATEWWLSEALRQGGVDITEVEVLGLPFPQIAPALESGTLDGAILTEPFATAAEDKGLIVRLTEDFVDGFKPTYIYFNKGWVTANPDLATRFIKAYLRGARDLQGEAYFDDANVAAISKYTKVEPNVIKRARRPHFDPNGTVSLENIQTLQQFYRKQGLLNYEQDLDMSKFVNTKYLDDALKALGGSVEFK; encoded by the coding sequence ATGATGAAGCAAATCGTCACATTCGCATTTGCGTCGGCTGCGGTGCTGGCCGCGTGCGCTGCACCGCCGGCTGCGCGTCCGGCAGCGCCGGCTCAGCCTGCCGCCGAGCTGCAGACGGTGAAGTTCGGCTTCGTGCCGGTGGCCATCAACGGTCCGGTCTACGTCGCAGCGGAGAAAGGCTACTTCGCTGAAGAAGGGCTGAAGGTGGAGTTCCTGCCGATCGAGGGCGGCTCGGATGCGGTGGTGCAGGTCGCTTCCGGCAACTTCGACGTGGCCGGCGGCGGCATCTCGGCCAGCATGTTGAACGCGGTGGCGCGCGGCATCGAGTTCGAGATCGCCGCGTCGCTGCACACCGAGCGCCCCCCGCTTGCCAGCCCGTTCGTGGTGAGCAAGAAGCGCTACGAGAGCGGCGAGCTGACGAAGATGAGCGACCTGAAGGGCAAGAAGGTGGCCACGAACAACCGCGGCACGGCCACCGAGTGGTGGCTCTCGGAGGCGCTCCGGCAGGGCGGGGTGGACATCACCGAAGTCGAGGTGCTCGGCTTGCCCTTCCCGCAAATCGCGCCGGCGCTGGAGAGCGGCACGCTGGACGGCGCGATCCTAACCGAGCCGTTCGCCACGGCCGCCGAGGACAAAGGGCTGATCGTGCGCTTGACAGAGGATTTCGTGGATGGCTTCAAGCCGACCTATATCTACTTCAATAAGGGCTGGGTGACGGCCAACCCCGACCTGGCGACGCGCTTTATCAAGGCGTACCTGCGCGGCGCGCGCGATCTCCAGGGCGAGGCTTACTTCGACGATGCGAATGTCGCCGCCATCTCCAAATACACCAAAGTCGAGCCGAACGTGATCAAACGCGCCCGGCGGCCGCACTTCGATCCGAACGGGACCGTGTCGCTCGAAAACATCCAGACGCTACAACAGTTCTATCGCAAGCAAGGCCTGCTCAACTACGAGCAAGACCTGGACATGTCCAAATTCGTGAACACGAAGTACCTGGACGACGCGCTGAAGGCATTGGGCGGCTCGGTGGAATTCAAGTGA
- a CDS encoding ABC transporter ATP-binding protein → MIVAQQLTKTFPGPEGATIRALGPLDLQVAAGEFVCIVGPSGCGKSTLLRLIAGLEQPTSGMLSVGSRTPVLVFQGDSTFPWLTVYGNVEYPLKLRGAPEKEREAAVMHKLGLVGLAKFAEAYPYQLSGGMKQRVALARAWVADPEILLMDEPFGALDEQTRMLLQHELLRLWEGPQASRDAVRKTVLFVTHSIDEALALGDRVLVMSAAPGRIIKEVHVPFARPRDAIQLKRDPLFGELAYELWQALK, encoded by the coding sequence GTGATTGTTGCACAGCAGCTTACGAAGACCTTTCCCGGACCCGAGGGCGCGACTATCCGCGCCCTCGGCCCGCTCGACCTGCAGGTGGCCGCGGGCGAGTTCGTGTGCATCGTCGGGCCGAGTGGCTGCGGCAAGAGCACACTGCTGCGCCTCATCGCCGGCCTGGAGCAGCCCACCAGCGGCATGCTGAGCGTCGGTAGCCGGACGCCGGTGCTGGTCTTTCAGGGCGACTCGACCTTTCCCTGGCTCACCGTTTACGGCAACGTCGAGTATCCATTGAAGTTGCGCGGCGCGCCGGAGAAGGAGCGCGAAGCGGCCGTGATGCACAAGCTCGGCCTGGTGGGCTTGGCTAAGTTTGCGGAGGCCTATCCGTACCAGCTCTCCGGCGGCATGAAGCAGCGCGTCGCGCTGGCGCGGGCGTGGGTCGCCGATCCGGAAATCTTGCTCATGGATGAGCCGTTCGGTGCGCTCGACGAGCAGACGCGTATGCTGTTGCAGCACGAGTTGCTGCGGTTGTGGGAAGGCCCGCAGGCTTCGCGCGATGCTGTGCGCAAGACCGTGCTATTCGTCACGCACTCGATTGATGAAGCCCTGGCGTTGGGCGATCGGGTGCTGGTGATGTCGGCTGCGCCCGGGCGCATCATCAAAGAGGTGCACGTGCCGTTCGCGCGACCGCGCGACGCCATCCAACTCAAGCGTGATCCATTATTCGGCGAGCTGGCCTATGAACTCTGGCAAGCGCTGAAGTAG
- a CDS encoding ABC transporter permease — MESGQLLIILATAIASATPLVFACIGETITERAGVINLSAEGTIMLCAMVGFVAAKTADNVWLGFLAAAIVGALIALVVAYGAITLKQSQIAIGFVLALLCSDLSAYLGNPYVRIPGPTVPPRFPIPVLQDIPFIGPLFFREGDVLVYAGYALIAATWFYFYRTRGGLTLRAIGEQPAAAFARGHNVIALRYAYTVIGGALMGIAGAAFSLDFKAGWSYRHTAGYGWIALAIVIFGGWNPLRAALGAYLFGMLQSLANVAQSAIPDMPTQVFTVAPFVLMILVLVLTSSDWLDRLLSYLPVNARRSLSRTLHTAPPAALGRPFEQD; from the coding sequence ATGGAGTCCGGCCAACTGCTCATCATCCTTGCCACGGCCATCGCCTCCGCCACGCCGCTGGTGTTCGCGTGCATCGGCGAGACGATTACCGAGCGCGCCGGCGTGATCAACCTGTCTGCCGAGGGCACGATCATGCTGTGCGCCATGGTCGGGTTCGTGGCTGCCAAGACCGCCGATAACGTATGGCTCGGCTTCCTGGCCGCGGCCATCGTCGGCGCGCTCATCGCCCTGGTGGTGGCCTACGGCGCGATCACGCTCAAGCAGTCGCAAATCGCCATCGGCTTCGTTCTGGCGCTGTTGTGCAGTGATCTGTCGGCCTACCTGGGCAACCCGTATGTGCGCATCCCCGGCCCGACGGTGCCACCTCGCTTTCCCATCCCTGTGTTGCAGGACATTCCGTTCATCGGGCCGTTGTTCTTCCGCGAAGGTGATGTATTGGTCTATGCCGGCTATGCGTTGATCGCGGCCACGTGGTTTTACTTCTATCGCACGCGCGGCGGGTTGACGCTGCGGGCGATCGGCGAACAGCCGGCGGCCGCTTTCGCGCGCGGGCACAACGTGATTGCGCTGCGCTACGCCTACACGGTGATCGGCGGCGCGTTGATGGGCATCGCCGGCGCGGCGTTTTCGCTGGACTTCAAGGCCGGCTGGAGCTATCGCCACACCGCCGGCTATGGATGGATCGCGCTGGCCATCGTGATCTTCGGTGGGTGGAATCCACTTCGTGCGGCGCTGGGCGCATACTTGTTCGGCATGCTGCAGTCGCTGGCCAACGTGGCGCAAAGTGCCATCCCCGACATGCCGACGCAGGTGTTCACCGTCGCGCCGTTCGTGCTGATGATCCTGGTGCTGGTGCTCACTTCGAGCGATTGGCTCGACCGGCTGCTCAGCTACCTGCCGGTGAACGCGCGGCGCTCGCTCTCGCGGACCCTGCACACCGCACCACCGGCGGCGCTGGGTCGGCCGTTCGAGCAGGATTGA
- a CDS encoding molybdenum cofactor biosynthesis protein B translates to MSSASTQQHREIAARQGPVHVAIVTVSDTRTRENDTGGDLIEERVTTAGHQVVFRTIVKDEPDQIGALLERIVGETDARVILFTGGTGIAPRDTTYDVISRKLEKVMPGFGELFRMLSYQEVGAAAMLSRATAGVYRGRVVMSMPGSPNAVQVAMDKLIMPEIQHLAWEVAR, encoded by the coding sequence ATGAGCAGCGCATCCACCCAACAACACCGCGAGATCGCCGCCCGACAGGGGCCGGTGCATGTGGCCATCGTCACCGTGAGCGACACGCGCACGCGCGAGAACGACACCGGCGGTGACTTGATCGAGGAGCGCGTGACAACCGCCGGGCACCAGGTGGTCTTCCGTACCATCGTGAAGGACGAGCCGGATCAGATCGGCGCGTTGCTCGAGCGCATCGTCGGCGAGACCGACGCGCGGGTGATCCTGTTCACCGGCGGCACCGGCATCGCCCCGCGCGACACGACCTACGACGTGATCTCGCGCAAGCTGGAGAAGGTGATGCCGGGCTTCGGCGAGCTGTTCCGCATGCTCAGCTACCAGGAGGTGGGCGCAGCCGCCATGCTCTCGCGCGCGACGGCCGGGGTATATCGCGGGCGCGTGGTGATGTCTATGCCCGGCTCGCCCAACGCCGTGCAAGTCGCCATGGACAAGTTGATCATGCCGGAGATTCAGCACCTGGCGTGGGAAGTGGCGCGGTAA